The Anastrepha ludens isolate Willacy chromosome 2, idAnaLude1.1, whole genome shotgun sequence genome contains a region encoding:
- the LOC128855796 gene encoding 39 kDa FK506-binding nuclear protein isoform X1, which produces MFWGLNLKPNRKYTQTTSKPFHISLASLESDNVADDGPNQIFINHDNQKFLICTLRKGSCEQVMLDLNFGEGDEICFQCIGSGNVSLTGYLIDKFNFMDDVEDEDESELEEEDIQDLRQALNKKANAKKGVNGKKQKMNNAEEDEDDEDDSDFNAEGLEQVEEGSDGEDDDDEDDDDDEDDDDDDDDDDGDDDDDEDEEEEESEDEEVQQPKAKQPKLEKPQKQQNGIAKENAANKKGKKDKKPNKNEQQPQKQQQQQPKAGGERVITGGVKIEDIRVGNGQEAKQGKRAVVYYEGRLKSNNKVFDSLKTGAGFKFGLGRGEVIKGWDVGVVGMKVGGKRRILCPPHMAYGARGSPPTIPPNSTLVFEVELKGVH; this is translated from the exons atgttTTGGG GATTAAATTTGAAGCCCAACCGTAAATATACGCAAACAACAAGCAAACCTTTCCACATTTCCTTAGCGTCATTGGAATCGGACAATGTGGCGGATGATGGGCCCAACCAAATATTCATCAATCATGATAATCAAAAGTTCTTGATTTGCACGTTGCGCAAAGGAAGTTGCGAGCAAGTCATGTTGGATCTTAATTTCGGCGAAGGGGATGAAATTTGCTTTCAGTGTATTG gcAGTGGTAATGTGAGTCTCACTGGCTACCTCATTGATAAATTCAATTTCATGGATGACGTAGAAGATGAAGATGAGTCGGAgttagaagaagaagatattcaAGATCTTCGCCAGGCTCTGAATAAGAAAGCAAATGCCAAAAAGGGGGTCAATGGCAAGAAGCAAAAAATGAACAATGCAGAGGAAGATGAAGACGATGAGGATGATAGTGATTTCAACGCCGAAGGCTTag AACAAGTCGAGGAAGGCTCGGACGGGGAAGATGATGACGATGAAG atgatgatgatgatgaggatgatgacgacgacgacgacgacgacgatggcgatgatgatgatgatgaggatgaagaagaagaggagaGTGAAGATGAGGAAGTTCAGCAACCGAAAGCAAAACAGCCAAAGTTGGAGAAGCCTcagaaacaacaaaatggtATTGCAAAGGAAAATGCAGCCAACAAGAAAGGCAAAAAAGATAAGAAGCCTAATAAGAATGAGCAACAGccgcaaaaacagcaacaacaacaaccgaaaGCTGGTGGCGAACGCGTAATCACTGGAGGTGTCAAAATTGAGGATATACGTGTAGGCAATGGGCAAGAAGCTAAACAAGGCAAACGTGCAGTGGTATACTACGAAGGTCGTCTTAAGTCCAATAACAAAGTCTTCGACAGTTTGAAGACCGGTGCTGGATTCAAATTTGGGCTTGGACGAGGTGAAGTCATCAAGGGTTGGGATGTTGGTGTAGTAGGAATGAAGGTTGGAGGCAAACGTCGCATTTTATGCCCACCACATATGGCATACGGAGCACGTGGTTCACCACCCACAATTCCACCAAACAGCACACTCGTCTTCGAGGTGGAGTTGAAAGGCGTTCATTAG
- the LOC128855796 gene encoding 39 kDa FK506-binding nuclear protein isoform X2 → MFWGLNLKPNRKYTQTTSKPFHISLASLESDNVADDGPNQIFINHDNQKFLICTLRKGSCEQVMLDLNFGEGDEICFQCIGSGNVSLTGYLIDKFNFMDDVEDEDESELEEEDIQDLRQALNKKANAKKGVNGKKQKMNNAEEDEDDEDDSDFNAEGLEQVEEGSDGEDDDDEDDDEDDDDDDDDDDGDDDDDEDEEEEESEDEEVQQPKAKQPKLEKPQKQQNGIAKENAANKKGKKDKKPNKNEQQPQKQQQQQPKAGGERVITGGVKIEDIRVGNGQEAKQGKRAVVYYEGRLKSNNKVFDSLKTGAGFKFGLGRGEVIKGWDVGVVGMKVGGKRRILCPPHMAYGARGSPPTIPPNSTLVFEVELKGVH, encoded by the exons atgttTTGGG GATTAAATTTGAAGCCCAACCGTAAATATACGCAAACAACAAGCAAACCTTTCCACATTTCCTTAGCGTCATTGGAATCGGACAATGTGGCGGATGATGGGCCCAACCAAATATTCATCAATCATGATAATCAAAAGTTCTTGATTTGCACGTTGCGCAAAGGAAGTTGCGAGCAAGTCATGTTGGATCTTAATTTCGGCGAAGGGGATGAAATTTGCTTTCAGTGTATTG gcAGTGGTAATGTGAGTCTCACTGGCTACCTCATTGATAAATTCAATTTCATGGATGACGTAGAAGATGAAGATGAGTCGGAgttagaagaagaagatattcaAGATCTTCGCCAGGCTCTGAATAAGAAAGCAAATGCCAAAAAGGGGGTCAATGGCAAGAAGCAAAAAATGAACAATGCAGAGGAAGATGAAGACGATGAGGATGATAGTGATTTCAACGCCGAAGGCTTag AACAAGTCGAGGAAGGCTCGGACGGGGAAGATGATGACGATGAA gatgatgatgaggatgatgacgacgacgacgacgacgacgatggcgatgatgatgatgatgaggatgaagaagaagaggagaGTGAAGATGAGGAAGTTCAGCAACCGAAAGCAAAACAGCCAAAGTTGGAGAAGCCTcagaaacaacaaaatggtATTGCAAAGGAAAATGCAGCCAACAAGAAAGGCAAAAAAGATAAGAAGCCTAATAAGAATGAGCAACAGccgcaaaaacagcaacaacaacaaccgaaaGCTGGTGGCGAACGCGTAATCACTGGAGGTGTCAAAATTGAGGATATACGTGTAGGCAATGGGCAAGAAGCTAAACAAGGCAAACGTGCAGTGGTATACTACGAAGGTCGTCTTAAGTCCAATAACAAAGTCTTCGACAGTTTGAAGACCGGTGCTGGATTCAAATTTGGGCTTGGACGAGGTGAAGTCATCAAGGGTTGGGATGTTGGTGTAGTAGGAATGAAGGTTGGAGGCAAACGTCGCATTTTATGCCCACCACATATGGCATACGGAGCACGTGGTTCACCACCCACAATTCCACCAAACAGCACACTCGTCTTCGAGGTGGAGTTGAAAGGCGTTCATTAG
- the LOC128855797 gene encoding 39S ribosomal protein L9, mitochondrial: MLKTWCFNSINLLKSSATLQQQVRTTFVLKRKYDPLLHKTNAKPKKLRAKHFIYELVEDTNVKRRPNLELVLKTYVEGVGEKGDVVSVRPNFAYNKLLLPGLAVYKTEENIKLYSKTEEDKQTITHSSAFAQRTINNIERFSLAVVMNKDHPWVVEKWHIKASLRKAGIHCPEECITMPDAVIEGPDMNKEGKVFYCTITVNNMEKARLSCRIHHWSTDPSERLPYVPEYWKLPTEPLFGSENSKADNVAKVEEK; the protein is encoded by the exons ATGTTGAAGACCTGGTGTTTCAATTCCATCAACTTACTCAAGAGTTCAGCGACATTGCAGCAGCAAGTGCGG ACCACCTTTGTTCTAAAGCGCAAATATGATCCGTTACTTCATAAAACTAACGCAAAACCTAAGAAATTGCGcgcaaaacattttatttacgaGCTGGTGGAGGATACAAATGTTAAACGTCGACCAAATTTAGAGCTGGTGCTGAAAACCTATGTGGAAGGAGTCGGAGAAAAGGGGGATGTGGTCTCGGTGAGACCAAATTTTGCCTACAATAAACTATTGTTGCCAGGCTTGGCCGTGTACAAAACAGAAgagaatataaaattatattccaAAACGGAGGAAGATAAGCAAACAATAACCCACAGCTCAGCATTTGCACAGCGC ACGATCAACAACATTGAACGGTTTTCACTTGCCGTGGTGATGAATAAAGATCATCCGTGGGTTGTTGAGAAATGGCATATAAAAGCATCACTGCGCAAGGCAGGTATCCATTGCCCCGAAGAATGCATCACAATGCCCGATGCCGTAATCGAAGGACCAGATATGAATAAGGAGGGTAAGGTGTTTTATTGCACTATAACAGTGAATAATATGGAAAAGGCACGTCTGAGCTGTCGCATCCATCACTGGAGTACTGATCCCAGCGAAAGGCTACCGTATGTGCCGGAATACTGGAAACTGCCGACGGAACCTCTATTCGGCAGTGAAAACTCTAAAGCAGATAATGTggcaaaagtggaagaaaagtaG